The genomic DNA CCAGGCACGCCACGACACAGGCATTGCCCCCAAGCGTACCGGCCCTCGCCAGCCCTCCAGCCGCCCGGGCCCAGCACTCGTTCGGGCTGGTTGCCCGCTCAGCCAGGGCCAGACGACCGGCTACAGCTTGCTGCCGCCGATCGTCTGGCCGATCCAGGCCTCGTATAGCTTAACGACGGAGGAGAGATCTTCGTCGCCGTAGCCTTCGGTCTGGCCGGCCTGGAACATGCTTTTGGCCATGTTCAGCATGGGGGCGGGGATGCCAGCGCCGTCCGTCAGTGAGGAGGCCAGCTTCAAATCCTTGAGCATCAGCGAGAGGGAGAACTGGTTGGTGAAGTCGTGCTCGATAATTTTGCGTCCCTTCAGCTCGGCTTGCTTGCTGCCGGCTGAGCCGTTTTGGACGAGCTCCAGGAAGAGGTCGGCAGGCAGCCCGGATTTGGCGGCGATGGCGAAGCCTTCAGCCAGGGCGAGGTTGTTGATGCCGACGATCGTGTTGTGCGCCAGCTTGGCGACGGCTCCGCTGCCGTTTGGTCCCATGTGAAGTATTTTCTGGCCCATCGTTTCAAAGATGTCCCGCTGTTCGGCCAGCGTTTCGGCTGATCCGCCGATCATGAATACGAGCGTCCCAGCATGAGCGGCCGGAGAACTGCCGGTAACGGGGGCATCGAGGAACTGTCCGCCGAGCCGGGCAATATCGCCGGCCAATCTATGGACAAGCGATGGGGAGATCGTGCTGCAGTCAATCACGGTGCTGCCAGGACGCAATCCCTGCAGCAGGCCCTCATCCCCGTCATATACGGCGCTAATCGAGGCATCGTCGCTGACCATCGTAATTAAGGTATCGGCAGCCTGCGCCGCTTCCTTCGCAGTGGCTGCCAGCGCAGCTCCTTGCTCGACGAGCGGCTGTGCCTTTTCTGCCGTCCGGTTGAACACGGTAACCTGATAGCCCTGTTTAAGTAAGTTTGCGGCCATGGGAGCACCCATCGTGCCAAGGCCGATAAATCCGATTTTTTTCATTGCAATCACCTTCCATAAGGAATTGAACAGCATTTAATTATTTTATCACGACTATTGGAATACTGCATATTGTGCCTTGTCTTCACCCGGAATTTACAGTATCCTAGGTGTAAGTTTAATTGTGGATAGGGCAGTAGATAGAAACAATATTGTGTAGACGGAGGAATGAAATACCATGTCTAAAAAAGTCACTTTTGATTACAGCAAAGCTCTCCAGTTCGTAGGCCAGCATGAGATCGATTACTTGACGGAGTCGGTGCGTCTGGCTCATGAACAGTTACATAACGGCACGGGGGCCGGGTCGGACTATCTCGGCTGGATCAATCTGCCGACAGAGTATGATAAGGAAGAATTCAGCCGCATCCAGAAGGCTGCTGCCAAAATTCAAAGCGATTCAGACGTTCTGATCGTCATCGGGATCGGCGGCTCCTACCTTGGCGCGCGTGCAGCGATTGAATCGTTGTCGCATTCCTTCTACAATTTGCTTCCGAAAGACAAACGCAAAACTCCGGAAATTTATTTTGCCGGCAACAATATCAGCTCCACTTATGTAAATCATTTGCTTGACCTGATCGAAGGCAAGGATTTCTCGGTTAACGTTATCTCCAAATCCGGCACGACGACAGAGCCGGCGATCGCGTTCCGCATTTTCCGCGCCGCACTTGAGAAGAAATACGGTAAAGAAGAAGCGCGCAAGCGCATTTACGCTACTACTGACCGTGAGAAAGGCGCTCTGAAGAAGCTGGCAACGGAAGAGGGCTACGAGAGCTTCGTCATTCCGGACGATGTAGGCGGACGTTATTCCGTACTTACGGCAGTTGGTCTTCTGCCAATCGCTGCGGCAGGCATCAACATCGAGGAAATGATGCAAGGCGCTGCCGAGGCTGCCAAGGAATTCAGCAACCCTAACCTGGCCGAGAACGCCAGCTATCAATATGCGGCAGTGCGCAACGCCCTGTACCGCAAAGGCAAAGTAACAGAAATTCTTGTGAATTACGAGCCATCCCTGCACTATGTATCCGAATGGTGGAAGCAGCTGTTCGGCGAAAGCGAAGGCAAAGACTACAAAGGAATTTATCCGGCATCGGTAGATTTCAGTACAGACCTTCACTCGATGGGACAGTTCATTCAAGAGGGTAACCGGAACATTTTCGAGACGGTAATCCAAGTGACCGAAGTACCTAGCCATATCACGATTGAATCCGATCCTGCCGATCTGGACGGATTGAACTTCCTTGCCGGCAAGACGCTGGATTTCGTGAACAAGAAGGCGTTTCAAGGTACGCTGCTCGCTCATACGGACGGACAAGTGCCTAACCTGATCGTTAACGTACCTGATTTGACGCCGTATTCCTTCGGCTATCTCGTATATTTCTTTGAAAAAGCTTGTGGCATCAGCGGCTACTTGCTTGGAGTAAATCCGTTTGACCAGCCGGGTGTTGAAGCCTACAAGAAAAATATGTTTGCATTGCTCGGCAAACCGGGCTTTGAGAAAGAAAAAGCAGAACTGGAAGCAAGATTGTCCGAATAGTATTTTGAAGCAATTTTCAAATGGACAAGGGACAACATCGTTTCAACCAGAAGATATTAGCGCCAGGGAAGCAGTTCACCGGAGTATGCCGGTTGAGCTGCTTCTTGGCACATTCTATGAGGATGATCAACTATGCTAGAGCGTTATAAGACGGTTCGCAGAGCCGGAGAAAAGGAAATCGTGATCAAGAAGTCGCGTTTTATCGGGCAGATCAAGCCGGTAGAAAGCGAAGCCGAAGCGATTGCGTTTATTGAAGAAATTAAGAAGAAGCACTGGAATGCCACCCACAACTGTTCCGCCTACATGATTGGGGAACGGGACGAAATCCAGAAGCAGTCGGATGACGGAGAGCCGAGCGGGACGGCGGGCAAACCGATTCTGGAAGTGATTAAGCAGCAGGGTCTCAAAAATGTAGCGATCGTCGTGACAAGATATTTCGGCGGCATCATGCTTGGGGCAGGCGGTTTGATCCGGGCTTACACCGACGGAGCGGTTGCGGCAACCGAGGCAGGAGAGGTCATTACCCGCGTGCTTCATCGCGAAGTATTTGCCGAGCTTGATTATACCTGGCTGGGCAAGGTCGAGAATGAGCTGAGAAACCGGGAAATCCGGACGGGAGAGACTGCTTTTGCGGATAACGTGACATTGTTATGTCTGCCGCTGGAGAGCGAAGCTGAAGCTTTTAAGGCTTGGCTGGTCGATTTGACACAAGGACAGGTCGTATTGAAGGAAGGTAACCAGGTTTACTTTATTGAAGGGGAATAACGCCTATGGCAAGAAGAGCAGTAGAGCAGGAATTGTCGAGGGAAAGAATAATGGATGCGGCCAGGCATTTGTTTATCACCAAAGGATACCGGGGGATATCGATGAGAAGCATCGGGCAGCATTTAGGCTATAGTCACGGCTCTCTTTATTATCATTTTAAAGAGAAGGCGGAGCTGTTTTACGCCATCGTGGTGCAGGATTTTAACCATCTGATCCAGCTGTGCAGCCATGTCCCGAAATCACCGCCGGTCGAAGGGCTGACCAAAATTGAACAGTTGATGCTGGAGTTCATTAAGTTCGGCCTGGAGCATCCGCATCAATATGAAATTATGTTCATGCTTCGGGATGAAGAAATATTGGCCTATTGTCGCAGCGAGCAGGCAAAGTGTTTCGATATATTCGAATCGATCGTCAGAAAGTTTCTGAAGGAAGAGAGACATCCGATGGAAAACAATCAAGCATTTCCGCTTAGTATGTTTTTGGGAATCCATGGGTTCATATCGTTCTATATTCAAGATCGGTTGACGTTCGAAGAAATTAGGCCTGCTGCCATTGCTCATGTCAAAATGCTCAGCCAGAGCAATTACCGATTGACGTCATAGGACGTTTTTGTTTTCAGGTTACGCTTTAATCATTTACATTGTCATAGCTGTACTCCTTTATTACGTTACTTTAATAACGTAATAAACTTCCAATTTGTTAATTCACTATTAAATCGCTATCATGGATTGGTTCGTGACATGCTTCCGAAGGAGTCATCATCTTACACATGCATAAACAATAAATAAAGAAGTAAGGTATGAGGATACCCTACTTCTTTATTGTTTTATATAAACATATAGTTCACTTCCACCCATTTCTGGTGCAGCGGATGATAGAATTTGCCTTGGCCTTCTGTCATTCCTTCACTGGTGTATGCATTTATGCTTACTTTGTCCCAATCGATATGATCTGTCGTCAGCGCGGCCTCCACATGCGGGATCGAAGCGCCTGCGCGAACTAGCATAACGATCGGCATTTGGCCCGCTTGGATCGTTAACCATTGCTGCCCTGACGGCCCCGGTCTGTAATCGACCCATTGCCCTTGCGGCAAGTAGACGATGTGCCGATCCGTCTCTTCGAATAATGGCGCGACGAGAATATCGGAGCCAAAGAAATATTGATCCTCGATCATCCAGCAGGTCGGGTCCTCCGGAAATTCCAGGAACATCGCTCTGAGCAGCGGATGACCAGCCTGAGAGCTTAAATAGGCTTGCGTATAAATATATGGCATGAGCTTGTACTTCATTTCAGCAGCGGCACGAAAATCGTCCATAAACGAAGCGCTGTAAGCCCAAGGCTCCTTCGGTGGAGCACCGTGGCAGCGGCTGTGGGAGGTCAGCATGCCAAAAGGCATCCAGCGGCGGTAAAGCGCCTCCGGGATCTCCTTTACGAATCCGCCGATATCATGGCTCCAATAAGTGAAGCCGCTCAAACCGATCGAGAGCGCTGCTCTCAAGCAAGCCAGCATAGCGGATCACCCATAAAATTCAATGTATCCGATTGATGAAAGGGAATGCTAACGTCGATTGCTTCATTAAGTCTGCTAGTTTGATAATGCTTCATGGATTTCCCCACCTATATCTATATTATTTAACCGCTCCGCTAGTAAGCCCGCTAATGATATAACGCTGCAACAGAATGAACATGGCAAGTACGGGAAGGATAGTTATGGTAGCAAAGGACAACAGATTGTTCCACTGAATGCCGTATTTGCCTATAGAATTGTAGACTCCTGCCGTTAATGGCCACATATCGGAATTACTAATAAAGGTCATGCTGTAAATCAGATCTCCCCAGGCGAAAAGGAACGAGAACGTTACCGATACAATAATTCCTGGATAAGAGATCGGAATCATGATTCTCAGGAATGCGGTGAACCGGTTGCAGCCATCGATCATCGCCGCATCCTCCAGCTCCTTCGGTGCATTCAGGAAGTAGGTTCTAAGTATGAGCACCGAGAAAGGAATCCTTAACGTTGCCGTTGCGAGAATAGGCGCTGCCAAGCTATTGAGCAGAGCCAGCTTCTTAAATAAAATAAACATCGGCGTAAGAACGACGGTTACCGGCAGCAAATGTTACGAAATTATTGAAACATAATGGATTGACGGTAAAGGCAGGGTTTGGTAAAGTATTTTGTAAGATCACAAGCTAGAAAATTCGTATGCACCAATCCATGGGTGCTTTTGTTTTAGACATAATGCCAAGTAAGTTCATAAGAATAATATATAAAGTGAGTCGAATAAAGGATTTATCGAAAGGGTGTGGCCTCCGAATGCATGTGGAAGTAAAAAACTTGGACAAACATTTTGGCAATTTTCATGCCGTCAAAGACGTCAGCTTTGGAATCGAGAAAGGACAGCTGATCGGTCTGCTCGGACCGAGCGGTGGAGGAAAAACTTCCATTTTACGTATGTTGGCAGGCTTGGAACAACCTGATTCCGGGGAAATTTTGTTCCATGGACAACAGGTTAACAACCTAGCTCCGCAAGAGCGCGGGATTGGCTTCGTCTTTCAGAGCTATGCCTTGTTCAAGCATATGACGGTCTTTGACAATATCGCATTCGGCCTGCAGGTAAAGAAGGTTCCTAAGGCTGCGATTAGGGAGCGGGTCATGGAACTTGTGGAGCTCACCGGCCTGAAAGGGTTTGAGCAGCGTTATCCGCATCAGCTGTCCGGCGGGCAGCGTCAGCGGGTCGCCTTTGCCCGTGCTTTGGCTCCAGAGCCGCAGCTGCTGCTGCTGGATGAGCCTTTTGCCGCGATTGATGCCAAGATTCGACAGGAGCTTCGTTCCTGGCTCCGCGAGCTGATCGAGCGCGTTGGGATTACTTCCATTTTCGTTACGCATGACCAGGATGAGGCCATTGAGGTTGCGGATGAAATTATGATTATCAACCAGGGCCGCCTGGAACAGAAGGGAACGCCTTGGGATATTTATAAAGAGCCGATTACGCCATTTGTTGCGTCATTTATCGGGCAATCCACGCTCGTGGAGAGAGCTTCCGACTTGAAGGGCTTTGAGGAGGCGGCGGAAGGCCAAGGTGTACGGGCATTTGTTCGTCCGGAATACATTGAGGTGGGAACAGAGCAGGAGTTCATTCTGAAATCCGCAACCGCACCGGGAATTGTCAAGCATTTGCACTTCCGGGGGAGCGAATGGCTCGTGGAGGTTGAGGTTGGCGGACATAAATTAACGACGTTCCGATCGCTGGAGAAAGAGACGCTTCACGCCGGACAGGAGGTTAGAGTGCTGGTGCACCGGGCCTATCTGTTTAATGACGAGAAGAGCTGGATTGTGGAGAATCCGCTGAAAGGCGATCCACTGAGCGTAATGATTTAAATGGTGTATCTTCAACAACCGTTCTTGAATTGATAAGGACGGTTGTTTTTTTGATGGAGACGGGAAACTGTACTGCGAATGTATGAAGGGGCTTTTGCCTGGTATTGTCGGGCGGCGGGTTCGCACTTGCGGCACATAGAAGGATGACCGAGGGCTAAGGATATAGCCGCAAGACTGTGTTAAAATGATGACATGTGTTCAAACGGATTAAACAGATTGCACAAAGTCGAAATCAAATAGACTATCTATCCAAAACATTGTTGACAACGGGGTGAATAGAGAAGTGAGAAAAGGAGCAGACGGCGAGAAGGCCGGGCAGACAGCGGGTCTACTGGATGAGCTAACGGATGACCATTTCAATGAACGACGAGATGTACGATTGAATGAAAGACTGGATGGACGATTGAGAGAGCAGCGGAATGAACAACAGAATGAACAACAGAATGAACAACAGAATGAACAACAGAATGAACAACAGGCCGGTTGCTCGACCGAGGCGGCAGGAGATCGATTAACGTTTTGGGGAACGGGAGATGCGATGGGCGTACCCAGGGTATATTGCGATTGCGAAATATGCGATGAAGCGAGACAGCAGGGCATCAATCGGCGATACCGCTCGTCCGTGCTGCTGGAAGGCAGGGAGGGGGCATTTCTTATTGATTGCGGCCCGGATTGGCGTAAGGCGATGGAGCGGAAGGGCCTGCGTTTTATAGAGCATATTGTGGTGACGCATGCTCATTTCGATCATATCGGCGGGCTGCCGGAATGGGCAGATTCCTGCCGCTGGCTGAACCGGCGGGGACAGCTGTATGCGCCGCAGGAAGTGATAGACATGATTGTGCGCCAATATCCTTGGCTGCCGGCACAGCTGAATATGCATGCGGTTGATCAAGGCTGTGATTTGGCTGGGTGGCATATCGAGGGCTGGAAGGTATTCCACGGCAAAAACGGCTACTCCTACGCCTATCGCCTGTCCAAGCGGGGATACGTCTGGGTCTATTGCTCCGATGCGATCGCGCTATCCGAGGAACAGAAAGAGCCGCTTCGCGGATTGGATTTACTCATTTTAGGAACGAGCTTCTATGAGGAGAAGGCAGAGTTCTCGACCCGCTCTGTATATGACATCAAAGAGGCGCTGGTGCTGCTTCAGGAAGTTCAGCCGAAGCGTGCGCTATTTACCCATATGTCCCACGATATCGACCTGCGACGCGACTATGCGCTGCCCGAGGGCGTGGAGCTGGCTTATGCGGGCCAGATGGTTGAATTAGCGTAGCATACAGCAAATTACTAATTTATGACTGCCCTAGGTGGAAAGATCAGGTAACTAGATGTAATTCATGCAGTTAGTTCATCGGTTTCGGCTGTGTTTGAGGGAACTAACTGCAGAACCTACATTTGGTTTTAAGCTCATTCGGCGAATTCGCTCTATTCAGGCGAACTAACTGCATGTTTTACATTTAGCGCATGTAATTTTCGATAAAATGGCTTAACTAGATGTATAAAATACATTCCGCTTTTAAATAATCGGTGATTGCTTTCGAAAACTAAGGAGAAATGCTGTATTCATGTAGTATTGCAGTATTTTCCAAACGTAAGTTAAAATCCAACAGAACTCTGCAGTTTTGCAGCATTATTGCTTCCACAGTGATTCGTTCCTAGCCTAAATCCAGGTTCAATAATTCAGATTCAAAAATCAGATTCTATATTCAACAAATAAGAACCTCGCATTCCTATCCATGCGAGGTTCTTTACTGTGCCGCTTATCTATGAATGTATCCCGGCAAGCTTTATGCTTCACGGTTGAAAATAAACTTGTCGATCGCGTGCTTGACCCCATCCTCGTTGTTGCTTAGGGTAACGTAATCGGCGATTTGTTTCAGCGCCGGGATGGCGTTGCCCATGGCGACGCCGAGTCCAGCGGCCTCCAGCATTTCATGGTCATTCCAGGAATCCCCGATCGCGATCGTCTCGTCCAGTCCGCAGCCGAAATGGTTTGCGATAAATTTCAGCGCATGGCCTTTTGTCCCTTCTTTGTGCATGAACTCCAGGAAGTTCGGCTTGGACTTGGTAATATGCACCGAAGGACCAAGCAGCTCCCGGAGCACAGGGGCAATTTCATCCAAGTAATCCGGCTCATCGATAATGAGCATTTTTGGTGTAGGCTGGGCAACCAGCTTGGCAAAATCCGGTTCGATAAAATACTCTGTGTTGTTGAGGGACGTATAGTCGATCAGCTTCTGATTTTCCTCTCTCGCATAGAGCTTGTCATCGATATACGTTTGCAGATGCAAATTGTGCTCTACGCAATAGTCAAAAAGCTTGCTGGCCGCGTCCAAAGGGAGATAGCGCTCATAGAGCACCTTCTCGTCGAGCAGATTTTTGACATAGGCGCCTTGATACGTAATGATCGGCACGTTGAGGCCGGTCTGGCGGGCGATGGCTTGAGCCGAGGAATAGGCTCTGCCGGTCGCGAGCGTAACGACGACGCCGGCGGCAACCGCTTCTTCCAATGCTTTTTGCGTGGCAGGGGTGACCTCTTTGTCATCGTTAATCAAAGTATCATCAATATCAATTGCAATAAGCTTATACATCGTCTGGATATCTCCTCTTCTAGTCATGATTGAAGCTATAATAGCAACGAACGCTAAGTAGCCCTCTCTGTAGGCAACGGGGAAGGGATGCTCTCCTTCTTGCCGCCCTCTTTATTGTCCTCAGACTTCACAATGCAGGAGCTTTCGCCCCCCTGATCCGGGCTGTGCCCTGCTTTTAATTCGGCCAGAATCATTCCGGTAAAAATAAAGCCGCAGCCCAGCAGCGCAGACCAGCCAAGCTGCTCGCCGGCGAACAGCACGCCTGTAATCGCTGCGAATACCGGCTCCATCGCGAAGATAACAGCAACCCGCGCCGGGCTCGTGTAATTTTGACAGACGGTCTGAATCCAAAAGGCAAAGGCGCTGGTCGGGCCGATCGAAACAAGCAGCGCCAGCAGTACTTCAGGCCGCAGCAGCAGTTCCGTCGTTTGCGCTAATGTTCCGACATGCTCGGTCATGAGGGAAGCGGCCAGACTGAACAGCCCGGTCACGCCAAGCTGGACCGTTGCCAGCGGCAGCGCCGGATAACGCGGAGCATAGAGCCCGGTAAAGCCGATATGCAGCGCAAAGGCGAAGGCGCAGAACAGAATCAGGACGTCTCCGCGATTCAGTGAGAAGCTGCCGTTCGTGAACGTTAGCAGGTACAGTCCGGCGGCAGCCAGTATGGCGCTAATCCAGGTGAACACGGACAGTTTGTGCCGAAAAAGAACTACCGACAGGAACGGTACAAGCACCACCGACAAGCCGGTAATGAACCCGGCATTCGAGGTCGTCGTATAGAGCAGACCGACCGTCTGAAAACCGTAGCCCGCGCATAAAAACAGTCCCAGCAGCACGCCATGGCCCAGCAAGCGCAGATTGAACCGGCGCCAATCGTTCCGGTAGAACAGCGTCGTAATGATCGCCAGCAGCAGGGAGGCTCCGATGAACCGAATCGCATTGAAGGCGAGCGGCGGGAGCGCCTGCACCGCATTTTGCACGATCAGAAAAGTGCAGCCCCACATCAAGGCGACGAAGAGCAGGCTCAAGTCGGCGATGCGGGAACGCGGCATGTTTATTTTTATCACGATCGGCTACTCTTTCAGAAAGACCAGGCCGACGAAATCATCAAATTCGAGGTTGCCAAAATAGTGCTTAATGTCGATGCCCGCGAGCGCCTGGCGAACGGCTTCTTCCTCATGACGCACACCGCGCAGCTTGTCCTCGATATCAGCGACATCGCCTACCCCGAAGAAATCGCCGTAAATTTTAATCTCCTGAATATGTCCGTCTTTAATGTCCATGCGAAGATCGATGATGCCGATGGGGAATTTTTTGGAATGCTTCACATTGGACTCCGGGGACAATCCGAAATTCCAATCCCAATTTTTATAACGTTCCTTGGAAATTTCATGGATCTTGCTCCAATCGTCGTCGGTCAGGCGATATTGCGGCACCTTGTCCACATCCATGCCAAAAATATGCCGCAGCAGCTCGGCGCGGAATTCCTCGATCGTCATTTTTTGCTCCAAGAAGTCAATGATGTTGGCTACCCGGCTGCGCACGGATTTGGTGCTCTTGGATTTGAATTTCTCCGGGTTCGCATGTAGTGAAGCAGCGACATCGCTCAGATTCAGGTTGAACATGAGCGTGCCGTGGCTGAACATGCGGCCGCGTGTGGAGAATTGGGCGTTGCCGGAAATTTTTTGCTCGCCGACCTGCAGATCATTGCGCCCCGTCATCTCTGCATTAACGCCGAGAGATTGCAGCGCTTCAACGACCGGCTGGGTGAATTTGCGGAAGTTGTGGAAGGATTGTCCGTCATCTTTCGTAATGAAGCTGAAATTCAAATTGCCCAGATCGTGGTACACCGCACCGCCGCCGGACAAACGGCGAA from Paenibacillus woosongensis includes the following:
- a CDS encoding TetR/AcrR family transcriptional regulator gives rise to the protein MARRAVEQELSRERIMDAARHLFITKGYRGISMRSIGQHLGYSHGSLYYHFKEKAELFYAIVVQDFNHLIQLCSHVPKSPPVEGLTKIEQLMLEFIKFGLEHPHQYEIMFMLRDEEILAYCRSEQAKCFDIFESIVRKFLKEERHPMENNQAFPLSMFLGIHGFISFYIQDRLTFEEIRPAAIAHVKMLSQSNYRLTS
- a CDS encoding carbohydrate ABC transporter permease, which translates into the protein MFILFKKLALLNSLAAPILATATLRIPFSVLILRTYFLNAPKELEDAAMIDGCNRFTAFLRIMIPISYPGIIVSVTFSFLFAWGDLIYSMTFISNSDMWPLTAGVYNSIGKYGIQWNNLLSFATITILPVLAMFILLQRYIISGLTSGAVK
- a CDS encoding glucose-6-phosphate isomerase — translated: MSKKVTFDYSKALQFVGQHEIDYLTESVRLAHEQLHNGTGAGSDYLGWINLPTEYDKEEFSRIQKAAAKIQSDSDVLIVIGIGGSYLGARAAIESLSHSFYNLLPKDKRKTPEIYFAGNNISSTYVNHLLDLIEGKDFSVNVISKSGTTTEPAIAFRIFRAALEKKYGKEEARKRIYATTDREKGALKKLATEEGYESFVIPDDVGGRYSVLTAVGLLPIAAAGINIEEMMQGAAEAAKEFSNPNLAENASYQYAAVRNALYRKGKVTEILVNYEPSLHYVSEWWKQLFGESEGKDYKGIYPASVDFSTDLHSMGQFIQEGNRNIFETVIQVTEVPSHITIESDPADLDGLNFLAGKTLDFVNKKAFQGTLLAHTDGQVPNLIVNVPDLTPYSFGYLVYFFEKACGISGYLLGVNPFDQPGVEAYKKNMFALLGKPGFEKEKAELEARLSE
- a CDS encoding NAD(P)-dependent oxidoreductase gives rise to the protein MKKIGFIGLGTMGAPMAANLLKQGYQVTVFNRTAEKAQPLVEQGAALAATAKEAAQAADTLITMVSDDASISAVYDGDEGLLQGLRPGSTVIDCSTISPSLVHRLAGDIARLGGQFLDAPVTGSSPAAHAGTLVFMIGGSAETLAEQRDIFETMGQKILHMGPNGSGAVAKLAHNTIVGINNLALAEGFAIAAKSGLPADLFLELVQNGSAGSKQAELKGRKIIEHDFTNQFSLSLMLKDLKLASSLTDGAGIPAPMLNMAKSMFQAGQTEGYGDEDLSSVVKLYEAWIGQTIGGSKL
- a CDS encoding YigZ family protein; translation: MLERYKTVRRAGEKEIVIKKSRFIGQIKPVESEAEAIAFIEEIKKKHWNATHNCSAYMIGERDEIQKQSDDGEPSGTAGKPILEVIKQQGLKNVAIVVTRYFGGIMLGAGGLIRAYTDGAVAATEAGEVITRVLHREVFAELDYTWLGKVENELRNREIRTGETAFADNVTLLCLPLESEAEAFKAWLVDLTQGQVVLKEGNQVYFIEGE
- a CDS encoding TIM-barrel domain-containing protein is translated as MRAALSIGLSGFTYWSHDIGGFVKEIPEALYRRWMPFGMLTSHSRCHGAPPKEPWAYSASFMDDFRAAAEMKYKLMPYIYTQAYLSSQAGHPLLRAMFLEFPEDPTCWMIEDQYFFGSDILVAPLFEETDRHIVYLPQGQWVDYRPGPSGQQWLTIQAGQMPIVMLVRAGASIPHVEAALTTDHIDWDKVSINAYTSEGMTEGQGKFYHPLHQKWVEVNYMFI
- a CDS encoding lipoate--protein ligase translates to MLFIDNQGITDASVNLAIEEYALKHLPLEDDSYLLFYINAPSIIIGKHQNTIEEINLDYVKENNIQVVRRLSGGGAVYHDLGNLNFSFITKDDGQSFHNFRKFTQPVVEALQSLGVNAEMTGRNDLQVGEQKISGNAQFSTRGRMFSHGTLMFNLNLSDVAASLHANPEKFKSKSTKSVRSRVANIIDFLEQKMTIEEFRAELLRHIFGMDVDKVPQYRLTDDDWSKIHEISKERYKNWDWNFGLSPESNVKHSKKFPIGIIDLRMDIKDGHIQEIKIYGDFFGVGDVADIEDKLRGVRHEEEAVRQALAGIDIKHYFGNLEFDDFVGLVFLKE
- a CDS encoding sulfate/molybdate ABC transporter ATP-binding protein, whose amino-acid sequence is MHVEVKNLDKHFGNFHAVKDVSFGIEKGQLIGLLGPSGGGKTSILRMLAGLEQPDSGEILFHGQQVNNLAPQERGIGFVFQSYALFKHMTVFDNIAFGLQVKKVPKAAIRERVMELVELTGLKGFEQRYPHQLSGGQRQRVAFARALAPEPQLLLLDEPFAAIDAKIRQELRSWLRELIERVGITSIFVTHDQDEAIEVADEIMIINQGRLEQKGTPWDIYKEPITPFVASFIGQSTLVERASDLKGFEEAAEGQGVRAFVRPEYIEVGTEQEFILKSATAPGIVKHLHFRGSEWLVEVEVGGHKLTTFRSLEKETLHAGQEVRVLVHRAYLFNDEKSWIVENPLKGDPLSVMI
- a CDS encoding Cof-type HAD-IIB family hydrolase; its protein translation is MYKLIAIDIDDTLINDDKEVTPATQKALEEAVAAGVVVTLATGRAYSSAQAIARQTGLNVPIITYQGAYVKNLLDEKVLYERYLPLDAASKLFDYCVEHNLHLQTYIDDKLYAREENQKLIDYTSLNNTEYFIEPDFAKLVAQPTPKMLIIDEPDYLDEIAPVLRELLGPSVHITKSKPNFLEFMHKEGTKGHALKFIANHFGCGLDETIAIGDSWNDHEMLEAAGLGVAMGNAIPALKQIADYVTLSNNEDGVKHAIDKFIFNREA
- a CDS encoding DMT family transporter, translating into MPRSRIADLSLLFVALMWGCTFLIVQNAVQALPPLAFNAIRFIGASLLLAIITTLFYRNDWRRFNLRLLGHGVLLGLFLCAGYGFQTVGLLYTTTSNAGFITGLSVVLVPFLSVVLFRHKLSVFTWISAILAAAGLYLLTFTNGSFSLNRGDVLILFCAFAFALHIGFTGLYAPRYPALPLATVQLGVTGLFSLAASLMTEHVGTLAQTTELLLRPEVLLALLVSIGPTSAFAFWIQTVCQNYTSPARVAVIFAMEPVFAAITGVLFAGEQLGWSALLGCGFIFTGMILAELKAGHSPDQGGESSCIVKSEDNKEGGKKESIPSPLPTERAT
- a CDS encoding MBL fold metallo-hydrolase; translated protein: MGVPRVYCDCEICDEARQQGINRRYRSSVLLEGREGAFLIDCGPDWRKAMERKGLRFIEHIVVTHAHFDHIGGLPEWADSCRWLNRRGQLYAPQEVIDMIVRQYPWLPAQLNMHAVDQGCDLAGWHIEGWKVFHGKNGYSYAYRLSKRGYVWVYCSDAIALSEEQKEPLRGLDLLILGTSFYEEKAEFSTRSVYDIKEALVLLQEVQPKRALFTHMSHDIDLRRDYALPEGVELAYAGQMVELA